One Ensifer adhaerens genomic window, CGACCTTGGCGCGTGGATAGTAGACCATGCTCGTCCGATCGGTCATCCAGATGCGATAGCCGGCCTGGCGGAAGCGGTAGTCGAACTCGGCGTCCTCGTTGTGGCTGAAGATTTCGTCATAGCCGCCGATCGCCTGAAAGGCGGAGATGCGCATCAGCGCGTGATGCCCATGATCAGCCCAATGGCTCGTGGCGCCCAGCCGATGTTTGGCGCCGCCATTGCCGAGCTTGGAATTCTGGGCGTAGGCCGTCGCCTTCTGGAAGGGCGTGAAGCCGACCGTCTGCATCGCGACGACGACGGAGTCCGCATCGGTATCGAGCGCCTCTTCGACAAGGCGCTCGCAGTAATCGTCGGGATAGGTCCCGTGCGCGTCGATGCGGATCAGGTAATTAAACGATGCTCCGTGTTCGGCGACGGCAAGATTGATCGCTGCGCTCTGGATTCGCCTGGGATTGTCGAGGGCAAGAATCGGGGCATTCGCCTTGACGAGGCGGGCAGCAATCTCGCGCGTGCCATCCGTGCTGCCGCCATCGACGATCAGAATGGCGCCGTTGAGACGCGCCGCTGCCGGCAGTAGTCCTTCAACCAGACCCTCTAGGTGCTCGGCCTCGTTGAGGCAGGGAATGACGATAAGGGTTCGTGTCGAAGCCAGCCTGTTTTCGGTCATGACAATCCGCCTTCCTTCTGGGGAGTTGGGGAAAGGTTCGGCGCGATCCGCGGCGGAGCCGCCGACGTGACCGCCGATAGTCGGCGCACAAGGTTTTCGCAGTCG contains:
- a CDS encoding glycosyltransferase family 2 protein, which produces MTENRLASTRTLIVIPCLNEAEHLEGLVEGLLPAAARLNGAILIVDGGSTDGTREIAARLVKANAPILALDNPRRIQSAAINLAVAEHGASFNYLIRIDAHGTYPDDYCERLVEEALDTDADSVVVAMQTVGFTPFQKATAYAQNSKLGNGGAKHRLGATSHWADHGHHALMRISAFQAIGGYDEIFSHNEDAEFDYRFRQAGYRIWMTDRTSMVYYPRAKVGPLFRQYFGYGRGRARNVLKHRAWPDLRQLLPLAVAPVAIGALLAVINWLAVVPVALWAAACIGYGMWMALGQRNPYGPLAALSAMVMHFAWSAGFWRELLALRNRRVTP